The nucleotide window TAACGCCGCTCTCGAATAGGCCGGCGTAGCTCAGTTGGTAGAGCAGCTGATTCGTAATCAGCAGGTCACCCGTTCAAGTCGGGTCGCCGGCTCCAGTTCCTCGGAGGCCTCGCATGCGTGCGGGGCCTTCGGTTTTCCGTCCGCCTTGCGGTAGGTTACCCGGGTTCGCTTGGAGGGGGCTCCGGGGGGCGAGAGATGATGGGGCGCAGTGGGTACACGCTCGCGGGGCGGAGAGGTCGGCGTCCGTCGCGAGGGCCGGTGGGTGTCTCGTTGCTGCTGCCCTTGCTGCTGCTGGCCGCGGCCTGCGTCACGGCGGATCCGGCGAAGCCGCCGCAGAAGCACGCCGAGGTGCCGGCCACCGACTTCTCGGAGATGCGGGAGTGCAAGGGCTGCCACGCGACGATCTACGAGCAGCACGCCGAGTCGATGCACGCGACGGCGTACACGAACCCGGTCTTCCTGGCGCAGTACTACGACCTCTTCATGTCGCGGCTGCACGAGAACCCGGCGGCCTTCGCGGACGAGCCCGACTGCCTCGCCTGTCACGCCCCCGTCGCCTTCCTGCGAAACCGCTACCTCGGTCAGCACGGAGCGGAGGGGACGGGAGACGAGGCGGGGGCCTGCGCCTCCTGCCACGGGGGCGCGACGCAGGTGGTCGGCGCCTCGGAGGAGGGCGTCGCCTGCGACTTCTGCCACCGCATCCAGGGCTTCGCCGACGAGGTGGCGGGGAACGGCAACTACCTCGCCAGCCCGGGGCAGCCGAAGTTCGGGCCGCTGAAGACCGAGACGGGCTGGCACCACGCCTACAGCGAGCTCCAGACCCGGAGCGAGTTCTGCGCCATCTGCCACAGCTCCCACAACCGCCTGGGCCTCGCGCTCCGGACGACCTTCGACGAGTGGAAGGAGAGCCGCTTCGCCCGCGAGGGCATCCAGTGCCAGGACTGCCACATGAACGCCAACGGCTTCCTCACCGAGGGCAAGGCGGTCTACGAGAAGGGCAAGGCGGCGCAGATGACCCTGGGCAGCGCGCCGGTGCGGGAGCGCCTCTACACCCA belongs to Deltaproteobacteria bacterium and includes:
- a CDS encoding multiheme c-type cytochrome, with the protein product MLLPLLLLAAACVTADPAKPPQKHAEVPATDFSEMRECKGCHATIYEQHAESMHATAYTNPVFLAQYYDLFMSRLHENPAAFADEPDCLACHAPVAFLRNRYLGQHGAEGTGDEAGACASCHGGATQVVGASEEGVACDFCHRIQGFADEVAGNGNYLASPGQPKFGPLKTETGWHHAYSELQTRSEFCAICHSSHNRLGLALRTTFDEWKESRFAREGIQCQDCHMNANGFLTEGKAVYEKGKAAQMTLGSAPVRERLYTHRFYGAHSASQVEGALELEIWIQAPEIRPGKQQQVMVRVFNDKTGHKMPSGSAELRVVYLDVLAKTEQGDFPLRCGGKLEPQGRSDAGSSEAIYGGKIPPGRRLYHAVVVDQAGERTFSLFDAAKMVFDNRLEAGEVRNETYYLRLPEEVRGEVTIEASLYYLRYPEVFARQLEVPAFEPVRFASAEKRTTVAVPEE